In one window of Kitasatospora sp. MMS16-BH015 DNA:
- the alc gene encoding allantoicase — protein MTDTALDLAAAPYAGGDPYADYRAAGAHEFTGLTDLADRRLGGAVVAAGDEFFADRENLLLPGRPEFRPHTFGNKGQLMDGWETRRRRGGADGGLRPTGEEYDWALIRLGVPGVVHGVLVDTAHFRGNHPPAVSVEAVELPGTPGPAELAAADWRPLVPRSAVRGHAANLFAVQGGSRVTHLRLRQYPDGGIARLRVYGEARPDPRWLAALGTFDLAALEYGGVVEDASDRFYSEPTNVLLPDRSRVMGDGWETKRRRDEGHDWLRLRLAGRGTVRAVEIDTANYLGNAAGWVTLSGRDGEQGDWFELLPRLALQPDTCHRLPLPVHRPATHVRLDVFPDGGIARLRLHGSLSE, from the coding sequence ATCACCGACACCGCACTCGACCTCGCCGCCGCCCCGTACGCCGGCGGCGACCCGTACGCCGACTACCGGGCCGCCGGGGCCCACGAGTTCACCGGCCTGACCGATCTCGCCGACCGGCGGCTCGGCGGCGCCGTGGTCGCGGCGGGGGACGAGTTCTTCGCCGACCGGGAGAACCTGCTGCTGCCGGGGCGGCCCGAGTTCCGCCCGCACACCTTCGGCAACAAGGGCCAGCTGATGGACGGTTGGGAGACCAGGCGGCGCCGCGGCGGGGCCGACGGCGGGCTGCGGCCGACCGGCGAGGAGTACGACTGGGCGCTGATCCGGCTGGGCGTCCCGGGCGTGGTGCACGGCGTGCTGGTCGACACCGCGCACTTCCGGGGCAACCACCCGCCCGCCGTCTCCGTGGAGGCGGTGGAACTGCCCGGCACCCCGGGCCCGGCCGAGCTGGCCGCCGCCGACTGGCGGCCCCTGGTGCCGCGTTCGGCGGTGCGCGGCCACGCCGCCAACCTCTTTGCCGTGCAGGGCGGTTCGCGCGTCACCCACCTGCGGCTGCGGCAGTACCCGGACGGCGGGATCGCCCGGCTGCGGGTGTACGGCGAGGCGCGGCCGGACCCGCGCTGGCTGGCGGCACTGGGCACCTTCGACCTGGCTGCGCTGGAGTACGGCGGGGTGGTCGAGGACGCCTCGGACCGGTTCTACTCCGAGCCGACCAACGTGCTGCTGCCGGACCGCTCCCGGGTGATGGGCGACGGCTGGGAGACCAAGCGCCGCCGCGACGAGGGCCACGACTGGCTGCGGCTGCGGCTCGCCGGGCGCGGCACCGTCCGTGCGGTGGAGATCGACACCGCCAACTACCTGGGCAACGCGGCCGGTTGGGTCACCCTCTCCGGCCGGGACGGCGAGCAGGGCGACTGGTTCGAGCTGCTGCCCCGGCTCGCCCTCCAGCCGGACACCTGCCACCGCCTCCCGCTGCCCGTGCACCGCCCGGCCACCCACGTCCGCCTCGACGTCTTCCCGGACGGCGGGATCGCCCGGCTGCGCCTGCACGGCAGCCTGAGCGAGTAG
- the pheA gene encoding prephenate dehydratase: MSATRYTYLGPEGTFTEAALRTLPEAATRELVPLTSVPAVLDAVRAGDASGAFVPVENSVEGAVTATSDELAAGSPLMIYREVLLPITFALLVRPGTTLADIKTVTSHPVAQPQVRKWIAANLPDSRWESAASNADGARLVQEGRFDGAFAGEFAAPLYGLDVLVSDIHDAANATTRFVLVGRPGRVSSPTGRDKTSMVVWLPDDHPGALLELLQEFAVRGINLMRIESRPTGEGIGNYCFLIDCEGHLSERRVSEALMGLKRICPQVRFLGSYPRADEGASSLRRPGTSDQDFSAAADWLSRCLDGRGEL, encoded by the coding sequence ATGTCGGCGACCCGCTACACCTATCTCGGGCCCGAGGGCACCTTCACCGAGGCCGCGCTGCGCACGCTGCCCGAGGCGGCCACCCGGGAGCTGGTGCCGCTGACCTCGGTGCCGGCGGTGCTGGACGCGGTGCGGGCGGGGGATGCCAGTGGGGCGTTCGTGCCGGTGGAGAACTCGGTGGAGGGGGCCGTCACCGCGACCAGTGACGAACTGGCCGCCGGGTCGCCGCTGATGATCTACCGCGAGGTGCTGCTGCCGATCACCTTCGCACTGCTGGTGCGGCCGGGCACCACGCTGGCGGACATCAAGACGGTGACCAGCCACCCGGTGGCGCAGCCGCAGGTGCGCAAGTGGATCGCCGCCAACCTGCCGGACTCGCGCTGGGAGTCGGCCGCCTCGAACGCGGACGGCGCCCGGCTGGTGCAGGAGGGCCGCTTCGACGGGGCCTTCGCGGGCGAGTTCGCCGCACCGCTGTACGGGCTGGACGTCCTGGTCTCCGACATCCACGACGCCGCCAACGCGACCACCCGGTTCGTGCTGGTCGGCCGCCCGGGCCGGGTCTCCTCGCCGACCGGGCGGGACAAGACCTCGATGGTGGTCTGGCTGCCGGACGATCACCCGGGTGCGCTGCTCGAGCTGCTACAGGAGTTCGCGGTGCGCGGGATCAACCTGATGCGGATCGAATCCCGACCGACCGGCGAGGGGATCGGCAACTACTGCTTCCTGATCGACTGCGAGGGGCACCTCAGCGAGCGGCGGGTGAGCGAGGCCCTGATGGGGCTCAAGCGGATCTGCCCGCAGGTGCGCTTCCTCGGCTCCTACCCCCGGGCCGACGAGGGGGCGTCCTCGCTGCGCCGGCCGGGCACCTCGGATCAGGACTTCAGCGCGGCGGCCGACTGGCTCTCCCGCTGCCTGGACGGTCGCGGCGAGCTCTGA
- a CDS encoding copper chaperone PCu(A)C: MSHRFRRTALLGAGLAAVLTAGTFLVACGSDDKPAPSGASELSVSGSYIPLPATPGGMGAGYLTVSNSGGGDDELVKVSSPEAKSVTMHRSTGSTMEEVEALPVPAHGSLRLDRGGNHLMIMGWDRNPAVGDQLELDLTFAKGATITVQVPVKPLTYRPGS; this comes from the coding sequence ATGAGCCACCGGTTCCGCCGCACCGCCCTGCTCGGCGCCGGCCTGGCCGCCGTGCTCACCGCCGGCACCTTCCTGGTCGCCTGCGGCTCCGACGACAAGCCCGCCCCGAGCGGCGCCAGCGAGCTGAGCGTCTCCGGCTCCTACATACCGCTGCCGGCCACCCCCGGTGGGATGGGCGCCGGCTACCTGACGGTCAGCAACAGCGGCGGCGGGGACGACGAGCTGGTCAAGGTGAGCAGCCCGGAGGCCAAGTCGGTCACCATGCACCGCTCGACCGGCTCCACCATGGAGGAGGTGGAGGCGCTGCCCGTGCCCGCGCACGGCAGCCTGCGGCTGGACCGGGGCGGCAACCACCTGATGATCATGGGGTGGGACCGCAACCCCGCCGTGGGGGACCAGCTCGAACTGGACCTGACCTTCGCCAAGGGCGCCACCATCACCGTCCAGGTGCCGGTCAAGCCGCTCACCTACCGACCCGGGAGCTAG
- a CDS encoding LysR family transcriptional regulator, giving the protein MAVDWDVRKLRVLRAVAECGTVTAAAERLLLSPSAVSQQLAALGRQVGAPMVEPDGRRVRLTGAARLLLRHADRVLGQLESAEAELAGYLHGAAGEVRVGAFATAIGALVVPMAARLRSAAPELKVTVVEAEAAEAYRLLAAGEVDLAVSLDTGAAAPDAPFGQLPLLSDPLDVALPVGHPSAGVPELRLAELAGEPWIFGAAGPWAEITLGACADAGFVPERAHTAADWAAILALVAGGLGVALVPRLAVAAAVRPAGVVVRSLPADLPARRVVAAVRREAAGAPPLRRALTELRGVAAELGQP; this is encoded by the coding sequence ATGGCGGTGGACTGGGACGTACGGAAGTTGCGGGTGCTGCGGGCGGTGGCCGAGTGCGGCACTGTCACGGCCGCCGCCGAGCGGCTGCTGCTCTCGCCCTCGGCGGTGTCGCAGCAGCTGGCCGCGCTGGGGCGGCAGGTCGGGGCGCCGATGGTGGAGCCGGACGGGCGGCGGGTGCGGCTGACAGGGGCGGCCCGGCTGCTGCTGCGGCACGCCGATCGGGTGCTGGGCCAGCTGGAGTCGGCGGAGGCGGAGCTGGCGGGCTATCTGCACGGGGCGGCGGGCGAGGTGCGGGTCGGGGCGTTCGCCACCGCGATCGGTGCGCTGGTCGTGCCGATGGCGGCCCGACTCCGCTCAGCTGCACCGGAGTTGAAGGTGACGGTGGTGGAGGCCGAGGCCGCCGAGGCGTACCGCCTGCTGGCGGCGGGCGAGGTGGACCTGGCGGTCTCGCTGGACACGGGCGCGGCTGCGCCGGACGCGCCGTTCGGTCAACTGCCGCTGCTGTCCGACCCGTTGGACGTGGCCCTGCCGGTCGGGCATCCGTCGGCGGGGGTGCCGGAGTTGCGGCTGGCCGAGTTGGCGGGCGAGCCGTGGATCTTCGGGGCGGCCGGGCCCTGGGCCGAGATCACCCTGGGGGCCTGTGCGGATGCGGGCTTCGTGCCGGAGCGGGCGCACACGGCGGCCGACTGGGCGGCGATCCTGGCGCTGGTCGCGGGCGGGCTCGGGGTGGCGCTGGTGCCCCGGCTGGCGGTGGCGGCTGCGGTACGGCCGGCCGGGGTGGTGGTGCGGTCGCTGCCGGCCGACCTGCCGGCCCGGCGGGTGGTGGCGGCGGTGCGGCGGGAGGCGGCGGGGGCGCCGCCGCTGCGGCGGGCCCTGACGGAGCTGCGCGGGGTGGCGGCGGAGCTCGGGCAACCATGA
- a CDS encoding Dyp-type peroxidase, translated as MTGPTPAAAPSGSTERDDARRVSRRAVLGGAAAGLAVGAGGGLAGGRALAGDGRSGALGARGVAFRGPHQAGILEPQQAAVQLAGFDLEPAAGRAGLQKLLRRWSATAERLTLGEELPEDDLVAADAGPCSLTVTFGFGPTLFDKAGLTARRPAALTPLPAFPEDALDPARSDGDLWLQIGADDALVAWHAHRALLRAAAGLARPRWQMAGFSRTPGATGKPLTVRNLMGQLDGTNNPQPGSAGFDGLVFATGPDWLAGGTYLVQRRIRMLLDNWDNLPRERQERVIGRRKTDGAPLSGGTEHTPADLAAQRPDGTLAIAPDAHIRLAAPAANGGAAMLRRGFSYADGLRPDGTPDAGLLFLAFQADPAHGFVPVQQRLARGDGLSRFLRHEASGLWAVPPAAPAGGYVGQQLLEG; from the coding sequence ATGACCGGACCGACCCCAGCCGCCGCACCGAGCGGATCCACCGAACGGGACGATGCCCGCAGGGTGTCCCGGCGGGCCGTGCTCGGCGGGGCCGCCGCCGGGCTGGCCGTCGGGGCCGGCGGCGGGCTGGCCGGTGGGCGGGCGCTCGCGGGGGACGGTCGCAGTGGGGCGCTCGGCGCGCGCGGGGTGGCCTTCCGGGGGCCGCACCAGGCCGGGATCCTGGAGCCGCAGCAGGCGGCCGTACAGCTGGCCGGGTTCGACCTGGAGCCGGCCGCCGGCCGGGCCGGGCTGCAGAAGCTGCTGCGCCGCTGGTCGGCCACGGCCGAGCGCCTCACCCTGGGCGAGGAGCTGCCCGAGGACGACCTGGTCGCGGCGGACGCCGGGCCCTGCTCGCTGACCGTCACCTTCGGCTTCGGCCCGACGCTGTTCGACAAGGCCGGGCTGACGGCCCGTCGGCCGGCCGCGCTGACCCCGCTGCCCGCCTTCCCCGAGGACGCGCTGGACCCGGCCCGCTCCGACGGCGACCTCTGGCTGCAGATCGGCGCGGACGACGCGCTGGTGGCCTGGCACGCGCACCGCGCCCTGCTGCGCGCCGCCGCCGGGCTGGCCCGCCCGCGCTGGCAGATGGCGGGCTTCAGCCGCACCCCGGGGGCGACCGGCAAGCCGCTGACGGTCCGCAACCTGATGGGGCAGCTGGACGGCACCAACAACCCGCAGCCGGGCTCGGCGGGCTTCGACGGCCTGGTCTTCGCGACCGGACCGGACTGGCTGGCCGGCGGCACGTACCTGGTGCAGCGGCGGATCCGGATGCTGCTCGACAACTGGGACAACCTGCCGAGGGAGCGTCAGGAGCGGGTGATCGGACGGCGGAAGACCGACGGTGCGCCGCTCTCCGGCGGCACCGAGCACACCCCCGCCGACCTGGCCGCCCAGCGGCCGGACGGCACCCTGGCGATCGCCCCGGACGCCCACATCCGGCTGGCCGCCCCGGCGGCCAACGGCGGGGCGGCGATGCTGCGGCGCGGCTTCAGCTACGCGGACGGCCTGCGCCCCGACGGCACCCCCGACGCCGGCCTGCTCTTCCTGGCCTTCCAGGCCGACCCGGCCCACGGCTTCGTCCCGGTCCAGCAGCGGCTGGCCCGCGGCGACGGCCTCTCCCGCTTCCTCCGCCACGAGGCGAGCGGCCTCTGGGCCGTTCCCCCGGCCGCCCCCGCGGGCGGCTACGTGGGGCAGCAGCTGCTGGAGGGGTGA
- a CDS encoding FixH family protein — translation MLRRLGALLAALGAALILLVAGAGSAAAHATLISTDPSQNAVVPTAPAAVTLTFSEGVSLAPDSVRVLGPDGKAVDQGNPGHADGKADTARVQLNSGLANGTYTVAWRAVSEDSHPVGGAFTFSIGAPSATTVSAAAVDTGGKADPLVAFAYGTGRVIAYLAFALLAGAAAFVLICWPRGAGVVRVQRLLMAGWVALLVATVAVLLLRGPYERGTGIGQALDLSLVRTTLEERIGTALSARLLLLAAGGVFLSLLVGQLGGAQPATEPNGTDRTDGTADEAGDGTSDGSARGRGARDGGAGRPAPGVGSGEASGRAVEEAEEAELRKLEQRAAERPLREARLGLGVAGLVLAIALSATWVGADHASVGIQVALALPLGALHLLAMALWLGGLVTVLVGLRHGLETAAVQLFSKLAFWSVVVLVVTGVYQSWRGVGSWGALTGTEYGRLLLIKTGCVVAMVGVAWFSRGWLTRLGPAEDTAATTETGTASPSVSTRTEEAGAADPARAAQLARQQAAVAKAKQRKAQDGTPARAGLRRSVLVEAGVGVAVLVVTTMLTNSPPGRVAQAVAATGNGPGPAKATSAPNVPGTVPGKSVELKLPYNTGGKTPGSKGTATVALGPAATGQNAVQVTIADESGKPVAVPEVQVAFTLPDRDLGPLPVTLQPTGTGRWSGTVQLPLAGDWVASVVVRSSDFDQDTQVKPVTIG, via the coding sequence ATGTTGAGAAGGCTCGGGGCCCTGCTCGCCGCACTCGGCGCAGCGCTGATCCTGCTGGTGGCCGGCGCCGGCAGCGCCGCCGCCCACGCCACGCTGATCAGCACCGACCCGTCGCAGAACGCCGTGGTGCCGACGGCGCCCGCCGCCGTGACGCTCACCTTCAGCGAGGGCGTCTCGCTCGCCCCGGACTCCGTCCGGGTGCTCGGCCCCGACGGCAAGGCGGTCGACCAGGGCAACCCGGGCCACGCGGACGGCAAGGCCGACACCGCCCGCGTCCAACTGAACTCCGGCCTCGCCAACGGCACCTACACCGTGGCCTGGCGGGCCGTCTCCGAGGACTCCCACCCCGTCGGCGGCGCCTTCACCTTCTCCATCGGCGCCCCCTCCGCGACCACCGTCTCGGCCGCCGCCGTCGACACCGGCGGCAAGGCCGACCCGCTGGTCGCCTTCGCCTACGGCACCGGCCGGGTGATCGCCTACCTGGCCTTCGCGCTGCTGGCCGGCGCCGCCGCCTTCGTGCTGATCTGCTGGCCCCGGGGGGCCGGCGTGGTCCGGGTCCAGCGCCTGCTGATGGCCGGCTGGGTCGCCCTGCTGGTGGCCACGGTGGCCGTCCTGCTGCTGCGCGGCCCGTACGAACGCGGCACCGGCATCGGCCAGGCCCTCGACCTGAGCCTGGTCCGCACCACACTGGAGGAGCGGATCGGCACCGCCCTCTCGGCCCGGCTGCTGCTGCTCGCGGCCGGCGGGGTCTTCCTCTCCCTGCTGGTCGGCCAGCTGGGCGGCGCGCAGCCGGCGACGGAGCCGAACGGCACGGACCGGACGGACGGGACGGCGGACGAGGCCGGGGACGGGACTTCCGACGGGAGCGCGCGGGGGCGCGGCGCCCGGGACGGCGGGGCCGGCCGGCCGGCGCCGGGAGTGGGCTCCGGCGAAGCCTCGGGCAGGGCCGTCGAGGAGGCGGAGGAGGCCGAGCTGCGGAAGCTGGAGCAGCGGGCCGCCGAGCGGCCGTTGCGGGAGGCGCGGCTCGGGCTGGGGGTGGCCGGGCTGGTGCTCGCGATCGCCCTCTCGGCCACCTGGGTCGGGGCCGACCACGCCTCGGTGGGCATCCAGGTCGCGCTGGCGCTGCCGCTGGGTGCGCTGCACCTGCTGGCGATGGCGCTCTGGCTCGGCGGGCTGGTCACCGTGCTGGTCGGCCTCCGGCACGGGCTGGAGACGGCGGCGGTGCAGCTGTTCTCCAAGCTCGCGTTCTGGTCCGTGGTGGTCCTGGTGGTCACCGGCGTCTACCAGTCCTGGCGCGGCGTCGGCTCCTGGGGCGCGCTGACCGGCACCGAGTACGGCCGCCTGCTGCTGATCAAGACCGGCTGCGTGGTCGCGATGGTCGGCGTGGCCTGGTTCTCCCGGGGCTGGCTGACCCGGCTCGGCCCCGCCGAGGACACGGCAGCCACCACGGAGACCGGGACGGCGTCGCCGTCCGTGAGCACGCGGACCGAGGAAGCCGGCGCCGCCGATCCCGCCCGGGCCGCGCAGCTGGCGCGGCAGCAGGCGGCGGTGGCCAAGGCGAAGCAGCGCAAGGCCCAGGACGGGACGCCCGCGCGGGCCGGGCTGCGGCGCTCGGTGCTGGTGGAGGCCGGGGTCGGGGTGGCCGTGCTGGTGGTCACCACGATGCTGACCAACTCGCCGCCCGGGCGGGTGGCCCAGGCGGTGGCCGCCACCGGGAACGGGCCGGGGCCCGCCAAGGCGACCTCGGCGCCGAACGTGCCCGGCACCGTGCCGGGCAAGAGCGTGGAGCTCAAGCTGCCGTACAACACCGGCGGCAAGACGCCCGGCTCGAAGGGCACCGCCACGGTCGCCCTCGGGCCCGCCGCCACCGGGCAGAACGCCGTGCAGGTGACCATCGCGGACGAGAGCGGCAAGCCGGTGGCCGTGCCCGAGGTGCAGGTGGCCTTCACCCTGCCCGACCGCGACCTCGGCCCGCTCCCGGTCACCCTCCAGCCCACCGGCACCGGCCGCTGGAGCGGCACCGTCCAACTCCCGCTGGCCGGCGACTGGGTGGCCTCGGTGGTGGTCCGCTCCTCCGACTTCGACCAGGACACCCAGGTGAAGCCGGTGACGATCGGATGA
- a CDS encoding ATP-binding protein, producing the protein MDIWWTLHLKRDPASVPLARRILLGAMDTAGVDPQVAHDLGVALTEACANAVEHGVGGDPDEGFQITASIEGDRLRIEVTDTGPGLPPLATPLLPPPLPRLRRPAAARPAACRRSRRGRATLPAPVPTRPRTTGPYDTHVLPPRRPAAPVRTPEFDTVPDLLAESGRGLFLIHALTDHVQLRNHPLRGATVTFDKLLKWQDKQLFSVAS; encoded by the coding sequence GTGGACATCTGGTGGACTCTGCACCTCAAGCGCGACCCGGCCAGCGTGCCGCTGGCCCGGCGCATCCTGCTCGGCGCCATGGACACCGCCGGGGTCGACCCGCAGGTCGCCCACGACCTCGGGGTGGCCCTGACCGAAGCCTGCGCCAACGCGGTCGAGCACGGGGTGGGCGGTGACCCGGACGAGGGCTTCCAGATCACCGCCTCGATCGAGGGCGACCGGCTCCGGATCGAGGTCACCGACACCGGCCCCGGCCTGCCGCCGCTCGCCACCCCGCTGCTGCCGCCTCCGCTGCCCCGGCTGCGCCGCCCGGCCGCCGCCCGCCCGGCGGCCTGCCGCCGCAGCCGCCGCGGCCGGGCCACCCTGCCGGCCCCCGTCCCGACCCGCCCGCGCACCACGGGCCCCTACGACACCCACGTCCTCCCGCCGCGCCGCCCGGCCGCCCCGGTCCGCACCCCCGAGTTCGACACCGTGCCCGACCTGCTCGCCGAGAGCGGCCGCGGCCTCTTCCTGATCCACGCCCTCACCGACCACGTCCAACTCCGCAACCACCCGCTGCGCGGCGCCACGGTGACCTTCGACAAGCTGCTCAAGTGGCAGGACAAGCAGCTCTTCTCGGTCGCCTCCTGA
- the serS gene encoding serine--tRNA ligase, with the protein MIDLRLLREDPDRVRASQRVRGEDVDLVDALLSADERRRSSGSRFDELRNEQKTLGKQVAKAQGDEKAALLLRTKELAAEVKAADAEQSAAKEEADRLLRSLANLIDPAAPVGGEEDFLTLEEIGTPRDFAAEGFEPKDHVELGQILGAIDTERGAKVAGSRSYYLTGVGALLELALVNMAIAQATAAGFIPMITPALVRPAAMDGTGFLGQAAENVYFLEEEDRYLVGTSEVPLAAYHMDEIIDADKLPLRYAGYSSCFRREAGTYGKDTRGIIRVHQFEKVEMFVYTTPEEAEAEHRRLLQWEKDFLTALELPYRVIDVASGDLGASAARKFDIEAWIPTQGKYREVTSTSNTTEYQSRRLSIRMRDENGVRPLATLNGTLVAVPRVIVAVLENHQQADGSVLVPEALRPYLGGRTVLEPVK; encoded by the coding sequence GTGATTGACCTTCGCCTGCTCCGTGAGGACCCCGACCGAGTGCGCGCCTCGCAGCGCGTCCGTGGTGAGGACGTCGACCTCGTCGACGCCCTCCTCTCTGCCGACGAACGGCGCCGGTCGTCGGGCAGTCGCTTCGACGAGCTCCGCAACGAGCAGAAGACACTGGGCAAGCAGGTCGCCAAGGCCCAGGGCGACGAGAAGGCCGCGCTGCTCCTGCGCACCAAGGAGCTGGCCGCCGAGGTGAAGGCCGCCGACGCCGAGCAGTCGGCCGCGAAGGAGGAGGCCGACCGCCTGCTCCGCTCGCTGGCCAACCTGATCGACCCGGCCGCCCCGGTCGGCGGCGAGGAGGACTTCCTCACCCTCGAGGAGATCGGCACCCCGCGCGATTTCGCGGCCGAGGGCTTCGAGCCCAAGGACCACGTCGAGCTGGGCCAGATCCTCGGCGCCATCGACACCGAGCGCGGCGCCAAGGTGGCCGGTTCGCGCTCCTACTACCTGACCGGCGTCGGCGCGCTGCTCGAGCTCGCCCTGGTCAACATGGCGATCGCCCAGGCCACCGCGGCCGGCTTCATCCCGATGATCACCCCCGCGCTGGTCCGCCCGGCCGCGATGGACGGCACCGGCTTCCTCGGTCAGGCCGCGGAGAACGTGTACTTCCTCGAGGAGGAGGACCGGTACCTGGTCGGTACCAGCGAGGTCCCGCTCGCGGCGTACCACATGGACGAGATCATCGACGCGGACAAGCTCCCGCTGCGGTACGCCGGTTACTCCTCCTGCTTCCGCCGCGAGGCGGGCACCTACGGCAAGGACACCCGCGGCATCATCCGGGTGCACCAGTTCGAGAAGGTGGAGATGTTCGTCTACACCACGCCGGAGGAGGCCGAGGCGGAGCACCGCCGCCTGCTCCAGTGGGAGAAGGACTTCCTCACCGCGCTCGAGCTGCCCTACCGGGTGATCGACGTCGCCTCCGGCGACCTCGGCGCCTCGGCCGCCCGCAAGTTCGACATCGAGGCCTGGATCCCGACCCAGGGCAAGTACCGCGAGGTCACCTCCACCTCGAACACCACCGAGTACCAGTCCCGCCGCCTCTCCATCCGGATGCGCGACGAGAACGGCGTGCGTCCGCTCGCCACCCTCAACGGCACCCTGGTCGCCGTGCCGCGCGTGATCGTGGCGGTCCTGGAGAACCACCAGCAGGCCGACGGCTCCGTCCTGGTGCCCGAGGCGCTTCGCCCCTACCTCGGCGGTCGCACCGTCCTGGAGCCCGTCAAGTAG
- a CDS encoding YcnI family protein, producing the protein MRFTSAHRLAATTAVATAALVAVASPAFAHVTVQPGQAAQGGYTAVAFRVPDESDTASTVKLEVSLPMDHPMASVRTQPLPGWTATLEKSKLDKPLKSHGQDITEAVSKITWTAEPGTKVAPGQFQEFRVSLGAMPADTEKLTFKALQTYDDGNVVRWIDEAKEGQAEPAHPAPTLTLTKADAAGDHHAAGGASQDQAAAASGKSGGSDNAARTLGVVGIVVGVIGAALGVAGLRRKSSAN; encoded by the coding sequence ATGCGCTTCACCTCCGCCCACCGCCTGGCCGCCACCACCGCCGTGGCCACCGCCGCCCTGGTCGCCGTGGCCTCGCCCGCCTTCGCGCACGTGACCGTGCAGCCCGGCCAGGCCGCCCAGGGCGGGTACACCGCCGTCGCCTTCCGGGTGCCGGACGAGAGCGACACCGCCTCCACCGTGAAGCTCGAGGTCAGCCTGCCGATGGACCACCCGATGGCCTCCGTCCGCACCCAGCCGCTGCCGGGCTGGACGGCCACCCTGGAGAAGTCCAAGCTCGACAAGCCGCTGAAGTCGCACGGCCAGGACATCACCGAGGCCGTCTCCAAGATCACCTGGACCGCCGAGCCCGGCACCAAGGTCGCACCCGGCCAGTTCCAGGAGTTCCGGGTCTCGCTCGGCGCCATGCCGGCCGACACCGAGAAGCTCACCTTCAAGGCGCTGCAGACCTACGACGACGGCAACGTGGTCCGCTGGATCGACGAGGCCAAGGAAGGCCAGGCCGAGCCCGCGCACCCGGCGCCCACCCTGACCCTCACCAAGGCCGACGCGGCCGGCGACCACCACGCCGCCGGCGGCGCCTCGCAGGACCAGGCCGCCGCCGCGAGCGGCAAGAGCGGCGGCAGCGACAACGCCGCCCGCACCCTCGGCGTGGTCGGCATCGTGGTCGGCGTGATCGGCGCCGCCCTCGGCGTCGCGGGCCTGCGCCGCAAGAGCAGCGCCAACTGA
- a CDS encoding SCO family protein, translating into MPSSRRPRLLAAAALALTAALSLSACGSGGGSTDGAAKVVKETNNSPYQGTVLSKHFDKPDLVLNDTSGQPFDLRKQTAGHPTLLFFGYTSCPDVCPTTMGDIGVAMSKLSPEEQKKIDVVFVSTDPVRDTPKVLRTWLDSMGKNFVGLTGDLTKVKAAAKPLGIMVEDPIVNKDGSVTSTHGAQVLAFLPSDDKAHLLYLSGSSTETYTHDLALLAKGVPA; encoded by the coding sequence ATGCCAAGCTCCCGACGCCCCCGCCTGCTGGCCGCCGCCGCCCTCGCGCTGACCGCCGCGCTCTCGCTGAGCGCCTGCGGCTCCGGCGGCGGCTCCACCGACGGCGCCGCCAAGGTGGTCAAGGAGACCAACAACTCCCCGTACCAGGGCACCGTGCTGAGCAAGCACTTCGACAAGCCCGACCTGGTGCTGAACGACACCTCCGGCCAGCCCTTCGACCTGCGCAAGCAGACCGCCGGCCACCCCACCCTGCTCTTCTTCGGCTACACCAGCTGCCCGGACGTCTGCCCCACCACCATGGGCGACATCGGCGTGGCGATGTCCAAGCTCTCGCCGGAGGAGCAGAAGAAGATCGACGTGGTCTTCGTCTCCACCGACCCCGTCCGCGACACCCCCAAGGTGCTGCGCACCTGGCTGGACTCGATGGGCAAGAACTTCGTCGGGCTCACCGGCGACCTGACGAAGGTCAAGGCGGCCGCCAAGCCGCTCGGCATCATGGTCGAGGACCCGATCGTCAACAAGGACGGCAGCGTGACCTCCACCCACGGCGCCCAGGTGCTCGCCTTCCTGCCCTCCGACGACAAGGCCCACCTGCTCTACCTGAGCGGGTCCAGCACCGAGACCTACACCCACGACCTGGCCCTGCTCGCCAAGGGGGTGCCCGCATGA